From a region of the Odontesthes bonariensis isolate fOdoBon6 chromosome 4, fOdoBon6.hap1, whole genome shotgun sequence genome:
- the LOC142378774 gene encoding uncharacterized protein LOC142378774 isoform X2 encodes MWRSKMAARWRGEDGNLNTSNSEFMASNTLNEVVLSRGEVEGVDMDAQSCVDHSILAIFEDSTVASGSKNDAEEESETLLSALTEMLDSVEDDGRTLSPFDILPDSELLGHSDHRVDSVALSAAHRLRPRPKPPNMTFKTKTDGEDDRECKAETNGLPLIFKKQSQMFSSNNKRAEAEVEVFTSTSLVSLVKLMHSYSLKLHVEEGDELRKNASFFSQEEVWRYERPSGESDEEINVVSDDEAAVKDEDEADGKRDNRQLLKSVLLNGNSSRAAPSRERKRVSFGPVQVTLFGEAVEKELNEESLVSGHTSESESVPPKSTEALELPALSSERNDDKAEVQEETVKKGETKAKSLSLQQYRQLRQKRRPLVEKQGDYTTKWPSVSEPPKELTPIFCFQGQNRPKMTPDLHKPLYKTSTHHSSSLHTPEATFLHRSGLKRPKTESGVISPASSLPDIKANPNVTVPQSKKSPVKKPHLLSSDPPNPVLLPMPVPQIPSPSTPDPSAEPSVETVSLQEESSAATPQHQANSSGPKSCVSSLNKGFNPDDAQPQEAKARLTEVCSVPSSQTGSVSQSRTPKNPPSLPPLLIQPPPHLDPPRSDALHAGGSSQKPSPPPPGGRAESGIEAPDLTSLLEQFEETQAIEDCDELICATSPSKTQTDGHRPEPAGSEKSSRLTPSVEPLEPLSSSGNLPYLQTVDAPEPLCNEIILSTRQEPPARRKNVPSKAIKIIDPRPLPSRKIHTSPSESPAAQTPTHVFSYFSCDHDYCGPVDCSPVSASQRSGVKSSLLRETTTEPQVTAQNSRAGKEQKNISDGQTASVSPHHSEQPRTRSEADVFSDSSAAEDGGANTNRTAACSLPTPPPSPPARGRDKRRHRRSQQSDSSSSSRSSSFSSSSSSSASCSPKRPRIHRRRSGSSSCSSSPSYRDSRSPPQPFRLSYPRYSRSRSRSWSRSRSPSRSPSPRICRRRWREVCSRESRRLRREHEMRIQKLKAIDERRVVYVGRIGRTMTHDELRERFSQFGEVECVSLHFRDRGDHFAFVTFYNTEDAFAAIDNGGKLRRPDELPFDICFGGRRQFCNSDYADLDANRDAESPPPRSRFEDLDFDSLLKQAQRGMKR; translated from the exons ATGTGGAGGAGCAAGATGGCGGCGCGGTGGAGGGGGGAAGACGGCAATTTAAACACCAGCAACAGCGAGTTTATGGCCTCCAACACCCTCAATGAG GTGGTCCTGAGCAGAGGTGAAGTGGAGGGCGTCGACATGGACGCACAGTCCTGTGTGGATCACTCCATTTTGGCCATCTTTGAAGACTCCACGGTTGCGTCTGGG AGCAAGAACGATGCGGAGGAAGAAAGCGAGACGCTGCTGTCTGCCCTGACGGAGATGCTGGACAGCGTGGAGGATGACGGCAGGACCTTGTCTCCCTTCGACATCCTGCCAGACTCGGAGCTCCTCGGCCACTCGGACCACAGGGTCGACTCAGTG GCGCTATCAGCTGCCCACAGACTTCGACCTCGACCCAAACCGCCAAACATGACATTCAAAACCAAGACTGATGGAGAAGACGACCGGGAGTGCAAAGCAGAGACAAATGGTCTTCCTCTgatctttaaaaaacaaagccaGATGTTTTCCTCAAACAATAAGAGAGCAGAGGCTGAAGTGGAGGTTTTCACCTCAACCTCTCTTGTGAGCCTCGTTAAGCTCATGCACTCTTACAGTCTGAAGCTGCACGTGGAGGAGGGCGACGAATTGAGGAAAAATGCCTCCTTCTTCTCTCAGGAAGAGGTGTGGAGGTATGAACGCCCCAGCGGGGAGAGCGATGAAGAGATAAATGTTGTATCTGATGATgaggcagctgtgaaagatGAAGACGAGGCGGATGGAAAAAGAGATAACAGGCAACTTCTGAAGAGCGTGTTGCTTAATGGGAACTCGTCCAGAGCTGCGCCAtccagagagaggaagagggtgAGCTTCGGTCCGGTTCAGGTGACTCTGTTTGGTGAAGCAGTGGAAAAGGAATTAAATGAGGAAAGTCTTGTGAGTGGGCACACAAGCGAATCCGAGTCAGTTCCTCCGAAGAGCACAGAAGCACTTGAACTCCCAGCACTGTCCTCCGAAAGAAATGACGATAAAGCTGAGGTTCAAGAAGAGACGGTCAAAAAAGGTGAGACGAAGGCTAAATCGCTCAGCCTCCAACAGTACAGGCAGCTTCGCCAGAAGAGACGGCCCCTGGTGGAGAAACAGGGGGACTACACCACCAAGTGGCCCTCTGTTTCTGAGCCCCCCAAAGAGCTGACCCCCATCTTCTGCTTTCAGGGACAGAATCGACCAAAGATGACACCTGATCTCCATAAACCTCTTTACAAGACTTCGACCCATCATTCCTCTTCACTGCACACCCCTGAAGCCACTTTTCTACATCGTAGCGGATTAAAGCGCCCCAAGACTGAATCCGGAGTTATCTCACCCGCTAGTTCACTGCCAGACATCAAAGCTAACCCAAATGTCACTGTGCCTCAGAGCAAGAAAAGTCCAGTGAAGAAGCCACATCTTCTTAGCAGTGATCCCCCAAATCCTGTTCTCCTCCCCATGCCAGTTCCTCAGATACCATCACCATCCACTCCAGACCCCTCAGCAGAGCCCAGTGTGGAGACGGTCAGCCTCCAAGAGGAATCCTCAGCCGCAACTCCTCAGCATCAGGCAAACTCATCAGGACCAAAGTCTTGTGTGTCGTCACTGAACAAAGGTTTTAACCCGGATGATGCACAGCCTCAGGAAGCGAAGGCCAGGTTGACAGAAGTTTGCTCTGTACCGTCATCACAAACTGGGTCTGTTTCACAGAGCAGAACACCAAAgaatcctccctccctcccaccgcTCCTCATTCAGCCTCCTCCTCACCTCGATCCTCCCAGATCAGACGCCCTCCACGCCGGCGGCTCGTCCCAGAAACCATCACCGCCTCCACCCGGCGGTAGAGCCGAATCAG GGATTGAAGCGCCTGATCTGACCAGCCTGCTGGAACAATTTGAAGAAACTCAAG CCATAGAGGACTGTGATGAACTCATTTGTGCTACTTCAccttcaaaaacacaaacagatggACACAGACCTGAGCCTGCAGGATCAGAAAAGAGCTCCAGATTAACTCCCTCTGTGGAACCACTTGAACCTTTGAGTAGTTCAGGGAATCTGCCGTATCTCCAGACTGTGGACGCACCCGAGCCCCTCTGCAATGAAATTATCCTGAGCACTCGCCAAGAGCCGCCCGCAAGACGGAAAAATGTTCCATCCAAGGCCATTAAGATAATTGACCCTCGTCCTTTACCGTCCAGGAAGATTCACACGAGCCCATCAGAGTCACCTGCAGCTCAAACCCCCACTCACGTGTTTTCATATTTCTCCTGCGATCATGATTACTGCGGGCCTGTGGATTGCTCTCCTGTCAGCGCCTCTCAGCGTAGCGGAGTTAAATCCTCTTTACTCAGAGAAACCACCACAGAACCGCAGGTGACGGCTCAGAATTCAAGAGCTGgaaaagagcagaaaaacatCTCAGATGGACAAACGGCGTCTGTGTCGCCACATCACTCAGAACAACCCAGGACCAGGTCAGAGGCTGATGTGTTCTCTGACAGCTCTGCTGCAGAGGATGGTGGAGCAAACACCAACAGGACCGCCGCTTGCAGTCTTCCTACACCTCCACCCAGTCCTCCCGCCAGAGGACGGGACAAGAGGAGACATCGGAGATCTCAACAGTCCGACTCCAGCTCCAGTTCCcgttcttcctctttttcttcctcctcctccagttCTGCATCGTgttctccaaaaagaccaag AATCCATCGCAGGCGTTCAGGGAGCAGTTCGTGCTCATCGTCGCCCTCTTACCGTGATTCCCGTTCCCCTCCTCAGCCCTTCAGGTTGTCTTACCCCAGATACAGCAGGTCAAGATCCAGATCTTGGTCCCGCTCCAGATCTCCATCACGGTCACCTTCCCCACGAATATGCCGCAGACGATGGAGAGAAGTTTGCAG cagagagtcCAGGAGGCTCAGGAGGGAGCACGAGATGAGGATTCAGAAACTCAAAGCCATA GATGAGCGCAGGGTGGTGTACGTCGGCCGCATCGGCAGAACGATGACGCACGATGAACTGAGGGAGCGCTTCTCGCAGTTTGGAGAGGTGGAATGTGTGTCGCTTCACTTTAGAGATCGAGG CGACCACTTCGCCTTTGTTACATTCTACAACACGGAGGATGCTTTTGCAGCCATCGACAACGGTGGAAAACTGCGGAGGCCGGATGAGCTGCCGTTTGACATCTGCTTTGGTGGACGAAGGCAGTTCTGTAACTCAGACTACGCTGATCTGG ATGCAAACAGAGATGCAGAGTCGCCCCCCCCCAGGAGCCGGTTCGAGGACCTCGACTTTGATTCGCTGCTGAAACAGGCTCAGAGAGGAATGAAGAGGTAG
- the LOC142378774 gene encoding uncharacterized protein LOC142378774 isoform X1: MWRSKMAARWRGEDGNLNTSNSEFMASNTLNEVVLSRGEVEGVDMDAQSCVDHSILAIFEDSTVASGSKNDAEEESETLLSALTEMLDSVEDDGRTLSPFDILPDSELLGHSDHRVDSVALSAAHRLRPRPKPPNMTFKTKTDGEDDRECKAETNGLPLIFKKQSQMFSSNNKRAEAEVEVFTSTSLVSLVKLMHSYSLKLHVEEGDELRKNASFFSQEEVWRYERPSGESDEEINVVSDDEAAVKDEDEADGKRDNRQLLKSVLLNGNSSRAAPSRERKRVSFGPVQVTLFGEAVEKELNEESLVSGHTSESESVPPKSTEALELPALSSERNDDKAEVQEETVKKGETKAKSLSLQQYRQLRQKRRPLVEKQGDYTTKWPSVSEPPKELTPIFCFQGQNRPKMTPDLHKPLYKTSTHHSSSLHTPEATFLHRSGLKRPKTESGVISPASSLPDIKANPNVTVPQSKKSPVKKPHLLSSDPPNPVLLPMPVPQIPSPSTPDPSAEPSVETVSLQEESSAATPQHQANSSGPKSCVSSLNKGFNPDDAQPQEAKARLTEVCSVPSSQTGSVSQSRTPKNPPSLPPLLIQPPPHLDPPRSDALHAGGSSQKPSPPPPGGRAESGIEAPDLTSLLEQFEETQAIEDCDELICATSPSKTQTDGHRPEPAGSEKSSRLTPSVEPLEPLSSSGNLPYLQTVDAPEPLCNEIILSTRQEPPARRKNVPSKAIKIIDPRPLPSRKIHTSPSESPAAQTPTHVFSYFSCDHDYCGPVDCSPVSASQRSGVKSSLLRETTTEPQVTAQNSRAGKEQKNISDGQTASVSPHHSEQPRTRSEADVFSDSSAAEDGGANTNRTAACSLPTPPPSPPARGRDKRRHRRSQQSDSSSSSRSSSFSSSSSSSASCSPKRPRIHRRRSGSSSCSSSPSYRDSRSPPQPFRLSYPRYSRSRSRSWSRSRSPSRSPSPRICRRRWREVCSSRESRRLRREHEMRIQKLKAIDERRVVYVGRIGRTMTHDELRERFSQFGEVECVSLHFRDRGDHFAFVTFYNTEDAFAAIDNGGKLRRPDELPFDICFGGRRQFCNSDYADLDANRDAESPPPRSRFEDLDFDSLLKQAQRGMKR, translated from the exons ATGTGGAGGAGCAAGATGGCGGCGCGGTGGAGGGGGGAAGACGGCAATTTAAACACCAGCAACAGCGAGTTTATGGCCTCCAACACCCTCAATGAG GTGGTCCTGAGCAGAGGTGAAGTGGAGGGCGTCGACATGGACGCACAGTCCTGTGTGGATCACTCCATTTTGGCCATCTTTGAAGACTCCACGGTTGCGTCTGGG AGCAAGAACGATGCGGAGGAAGAAAGCGAGACGCTGCTGTCTGCCCTGACGGAGATGCTGGACAGCGTGGAGGATGACGGCAGGACCTTGTCTCCCTTCGACATCCTGCCAGACTCGGAGCTCCTCGGCCACTCGGACCACAGGGTCGACTCAGTG GCGCTATCAGCTGCCCACAGACTTCGACCTCGACCCAAACCGCCAAACATGACATTCAAAACCAAGACTGATGGAGAAGACGACCGGGAGTGCAAAGCAGAGACAAATGGTCTTCCTCTgatctttaaaaaacaaagccaGATGTTTTCCTCAAACAATAAGAGAGCAGAGGCTGAAGTGGAGGTTTTCACCTCAACCTCTCTTGTGAGCCTCGTTAAGCTCATGCACTCTTACAGTCTGAAGCTGCACGTGGAGGAGGGCGACGAATTGAGGAAAAATGCCTCCTTCTTCTCTCAGGAAGAGGTGTGGAGGTATGAACGCCCCAGCGGGGAGAGCGATGAAGAGATAAATGTTGTATCTGATGATgaggcagctgtgaaagatGAAGACGAGGCGGATGGAAAAAGAGATAACAGGCAACTTCTGAAGAGCGTGTTGCTTAATGGGAACTCGTCCAGAGCTGCGCCAtccagagagaggaagagggtgAGCTTCGGTCCGGTTCAGGTGACTCTGTTTGGTGAAGCAGTGGAAAAGGAATTAAATGAGGAAAGTCTTGTGAGTGGGCACACAAGCGAATCCGAGTCAGTTCCTCCGAAGAGCACAGAAGCACTTGAACTCCCAGCACTGTCCTCCGAAAGAAATGACGATAAAGCTGAGGTTCAAGAAGAGACGGTCAAAAAAGGTGAGACGAAGGCTAAATCGCTCAGCCTCCAACAGTACAGGCAGCTTCGCCAGAAGAGACGGCCCCTGGTGGAGAAACAGGGGGACTACACCACCAAGTGGCCCTCTGTTTCTGAGCCCCCCAAAGAGCTGACCCCCATCTTCTGCTTTCAGGGACAGAATCGACCAAAGATGACACCTGATCTCCATAAACCTCTTTACAAGACTTCGACCCATCATTCCTCTTCACTGCACACCCCTGAAGCCACTTTTCTACATCGTAGCGGATTAAAGCGCCCCAAGACTGAATCCGGAGTTATCTCACCCGCTAGTTCACTGCCAGACATCAAAGCTAACCCAAATGTCACTGTGCCTCAGAGCAAGAAAAGTCCAGTGAAGAAGCCACATCTTCTTAGCAGTGATCCCCCAAATCCTGTTCTCCTCCCCATGCCAGTTCCTCAGATACCATCACCATCCACTCCAGACCCCTCAGCAGAGCCCAGTGTGGAGACGGTCAGCCTCCAAGAGGAATCCTCAGCCGCAACTCCTCAGCATCAGGCAAACTCATCAGGACCAAAGTCTTGTGTGTCGTCACTGAACAAAGGTTTTAACCCGGATGATGCACAGCCTCAGGAAGCGAAGGCCAGGTTGACAGAAGTTTGCTCTGTACCGTCATCACAAACTGGGTCTGTTTCACAGAGCAGAACACCAAAgaatcctccctccctcccaccgcTCCTCATTCAGCCTCCTCCTCACCTCGATCCTCCCAGATCAGACGCCCTCCACGCCGGCGGCTCGTCCCAGAAACCATCACCGCCTCCACCCGGCGGTAGAGCCGAATCAG GGATTGAAGCGCCTGATCTGACCAGCCTGCTGGAACAATTTGAAGAAACTCAAG CCATAGAGGACTGTGATGAACTCATTTGTGCTACTTCAccttcaaaaacacaaacagatggACACAGACCTGAGCCTGCAGGATCAGAAAAGAGCTCCAGATTAACTCCCTCTGTGGAACCACTTGAACCTTTGAGTAGTTCAGGGAATCTGCCGTATCTCCAGACTGTGGACGCACCCGAGCCCCTCTGCAATGAAATTATCCTGAGCACTCGCCAAGAGCCGCCCGCAAGACGGAAAAATGTTCCATCCAAGGCCATTAAGATAATTGACCCTCGTCCTTTACCGTCCAGGAAGATTCACACGAGCCCATCAGAGTCACCTGCAGCTCAAACCCCCACTCACGTGTTTTCATATTTCTCCTGCGATCATGATTACTGCGGGCCTGTGGATTGCTCTCCTGTCAGCGCCTCTCAGCGTAGCGGAGTTAAATCCTCTTTACTCAGAGAAACCACCACAGAACCGCAGGTGACGGCTCAGAATTCAAGAGCTGgaaaagagcagaaaaacatCTCAGATGGACAAACGGCGTCTGTGTCGCCACATCACTCAGAACAACCCAGGACCAGGTCAGAGGCTGATGTGTTCTCTGACAGCTCTGCTGCAGAGGATGGTGGAGCAAACACCAACAGGACCGCCGCTTGCAGTCTTCCTACACCTCCACCCAGTCCTCCCGCCAGAGGACGGGACAAGAGGAGACATCGGAGATCTCAACAGTCCGACTCCAGCTCCAGTTCCcgttcttcctctttttcttcctcctcctccagttCTGCATCGTgttctccaaaaagaccaag AATCCATCGCAGGCGTTCAGGGAGCAGTTCGTGCTCATCGTCGCCCTCTTACCGTGATTCCCGTTCCCCTCCTCAGCCCTTCAGGTTGTCTTACCCCAGATACAGCAGGTCAAGATCCAGATCTTGGTCCCGCTCCAGATCTCCATCACGGTCACCTTCCCCACGAATATGCCGCAGACGATGGAGAGAAGTTTGCAG cagcagagagtcCAGGAGGCTCAGGAGGGAGCACGAGATGAGGATTCAGAAACTCAAAGCCATA GATGAGCGCAGGGTGGTGTACGTCGGCCGCATCGGCAGAACGATGACGCACGATGAACTGAGGGAGCGCTTCTCGCAGTTTGGAGAGGTGGAATGTGTGTCGCTTCACTTTAGAGATCGAGG CGACCACTTCGCCTTTGTTACATTCTACAACACGGAGGATGCTTTTGCAGCCATCGACAACGGTGGAAAACTGCGGAGGCCGGATGAGCTGCCGTTTGACATCTGCTTTGGTGGACGAAGGCAGTTCTGTAACTCAGACTACGCTGATCTGG ATGCAAACAGAGATGCAGAGTCGCCCCCCCCCAGGAGCCGGTTCGAGGACCTCGACTTTGATTCGCTGCTGAAACAGGCTCAGAGAGGAATGAAGAGGTAG